A region of Chiroxiphia lanceolata isolate bChiLan1 chromosome 23, bChiLan1.pri, whole genome shotgun sequence DNA encodes the following proteins:
- the ARHGEF12 gene encoding rho guanine nucleotide exchange factor 12 isoform X3: protein MRAGVQTGDRIIKVNGTLVTHSNHLEVVKLIKSGSYVALTVQGRPPGSPQIPLADSEVDLAGFGHMSPIMTSPHSPGTSGNAERITSPVLMGEENNIVHNQKVEILRKMLQKEQERLQSLQEEYGRSPTPRLLKEIQEAKKHIPQLQEQLSKATGCTQDGVLSSRSVSESLQISEGEAESGDCGSKLDCSGDSPSRPNSDIADSPRSGLKERIYPDESPEKPEVQDTDSQSSVGSPLSRVGTQIIGAEDDDFDTEQEQINGQCSCFQNIELLKSRPAHLAVLLHHVVSQFDPAALLCYLYTDLYKQTNSKETRRVFLEFYQFFLDRAANLKVPVPDEISLELDRRRPELLPEELHRQFIQTMQDKVCPEVQRNLEDFRQKRSMGLTLAEGELTKLDAERVRDRNAVEKERTCAEQILAKIEEVLMTSQPLEEDKSSTMQYVILTYMKHLGVKVKEPRNLEQKRGRIGFLPKIKQSIKKEKEGEEKGKRRGFPNILGPPRRPSRHDSSAIGRAMEMQKPRHPKHLPTASSVSPEPPDSSKIRQSGSSSDGTDAPYPPANPMSPLAMGPFSSPEGSKDSEPGLKQPGEAPPASDSMDGTPRTPNTTFEFPSPLENLQEEEGESERMVDMGTPKPFRKMDSVGFADVQSEDELYDFDMDMDPPNWQQLVSREVLMGLKPYEIKRQEVINELFYTERAHVRTLKVLHNVFYQRVTREGILNSSDKRKIFSNLEDILGLHVALNDQMKTVRKRNETSVIGQIGEDLLSWFSGAAEEKLKHATATFCSNQPFALEVIKSRQKKDSRFQTFVQDAESNPLCRRLQLKDIIPTEMQRLTKYPLLLDNIAKYTELSEEKEKVKKAADHCRQILNHVNQAVKESENKQHLEDYQRRLDLSYLKQSEDPMMDEFRNLDLTKRKMLHEGPLTWKVNRDKTIDLYTLLLEDILVLLQKQDDKLVLKCHSKILASTADSKHTFSPIIKLNTVLVRQVATDNKAFFVISMSENGAHIYELVAQTVSEKNVWQDLIAQMAGTVKMGSARRVIPLPQSGPGEEEREEEEQQKLKEQHDIPASSLQSPDKDLGLESPLILNTQSSSPIMSEKAKVGGLLVSEGQFEKVQQAELTLKDSSACYEHTATSSPSLSEGQWARDALRNLGLLRQLLVQQFGLAEKGTLEERQRFPRFRTVSQEAQTESGNELQHSDGDKFQPGSDRTLPTAEESTAGYGLRTSAESPAPGDALQLVGRDPRPSGNLGTDRGSGTPEVSTLELEGVGAEESGEHFFDAREAHSDENPSESELMERKEEEEVQIRISGNYLILDGYGTVQESSTDEEVSSLVLQCTGGGRAPLDSARQHPLSPRDARSDGGGSPFPEEMLASRWGGVEESCSFMASPPLPLEIRVQLMQYIQNIEDALEKLKEVEEDYTILRRQGLAGSASTGEHSDKS from the exons ATGCGGGCTGGAGTGCAAACAGGGGATAGAATTATCAAG gtgaACGGCACCCTCGTAACACACTCGAACCATTTGGAGGTGGTAAAGCTGATCAAGT CGGGTTCCTATGTAGCTCTCACTGTCCAGGGGCGCCCACCAGGGTCGCCCCAGATTCCCTTGGCTGATTCTGAAGTGGATCTGGCAGGATTTGGGCATATGTCTCCCATCATGACATCTCCCCACTCACCTGGCACATCAGGAAATGCAGAAAGGATCACCAGCCCAGTGCTTATGGGG GAGGAGAATAATATTGTCCACAACCAGAAGGTGGAGATTCTGAGGAAGATGCtacagaaggagcaggagaggctgcag TCCCTCCAAGAGGAGTACGGCCGGTCCCCCACCCCCCGCCTGCTCAAGGAGATCCAGGAGGCCAAAAAGCACAttcctcagctgcaggagcagctctccaAAGCCACGGGCTGCACTCAG GATGGAGTCCTGTCCTCCAGGTCTGTGTCGGAGTCGCTGCAGATCAGCGAGGGGGAGGCAGAGAGTGGGGACTGCGGGAGCAAACTGGATTGCAGTGGGGACAGCCCCTCCAGACCCAACAGTGACATTGCTGAT AGTCCTCGCAGTGGCTTGAAGGAGAGGATTTATCCAGATGAGAGCCCAGAAAAGCCTGAGGTTCAAGATACT GATTCCCAGTCCAGTGTTGGAAGTCCTTTATCCCGAGTGGGGACTCAGATCATTGGAGCAGAGGATGATGACTTTGACACGGAACAGGAGCAG ATTAATGGACAGTGCAGCTGCTTCCAGAACATCGAGCTCCTGAAGTCTCGCCCAGCTCACCTGGCTGTTCTCCTGCACCACGTGGTGTCTCAGTTTGATCCTGCAGCACTG CTGTGCTACCTTTACACAGACCTGTACAAACAGACCAACTCCAAAGAGACCCGGAGAGTCTTCCTGGAGTTTTACCAGTTCTTCCTGGACAGAGCTGCA aATCTCAAAGTTCCAGTTCCAGATGAAATCTCCTTGGAACTAG ACAGAAGAAGGCCAGAACTCCTTCCTGAAGAGCTTCACCGCCAGTTCATCCAGACTATGCAAGATAAAGTGTGCCCAGAAGTGCAGAGGAATCTGGAAGATTTCAG GCAGAAACGGAGCATGGGATTGACCCTGGCCGAGGGGGAGCTCACCAAGCTGGACGCGGAGCGAGTGCGGGACAGGAACGCGGTGGAGAAGGAGAGGACCTGTGCAGAGCAGATCCTTGCTAAAATCGAGGAGGTCCT gatgacATCTCAGCCTTTGGAAGAAGACAAGAG CTCCACGATGCAATATGTGATCCTTACCTACATGAAACACTTGGGAGTCAAAGTGAAGGAGCCTCGGAACCTGGAGCAGAAACGGGGCCGTATTGGTTTCCTGCCAAAGATCAAG CAAAGTatcaagaaagagaaagaaggagaggaaaaagggaagagaagaggctTTCCAAATATTCTGGGCCCACCGAGGAGACCGAGTCGACACGACAGCAGTGCAA TTGGCAGAGCCATGGAGATGCAGAAGCCCAGGCACCCAAAGCACTTACCCACAGCCTCTTCTGTGAGCCCAGAGCCCCCAGATTCCAGCAAGATCCGCCAGAGTGGCTCCTCCAGTGATGGCACAGATGCTCCATACCCACCTGCCAACCCCATGTCCCCCTTGGCAATGGGgcccttctcctctccagaggGAAGCAAGGACAGCGAACCAG GTTTGAAGCAGCCTGGAGAAGCTCCACCTGCCAGTGACTCCATGGATGGCACACCCCGCACACCCAACACCACCTTTGAATTCCCATCTCCTCTGGAAaacctgcaggaggaggagggagagtcAGAGAG AATGGTTGACATGGGAACACCGAAGCCTTTTCGCAA GATGGACAGTGTTGGCTTTGCAGATGTGCAGAGTGAAGATGAGCTCTATGATTTTGACATGGACATGGACCCTCCCAACTGGCAGCAGCTCGTGAGCAGGGAAGTGCTGATGGGGCTCAAACCCTATGAAATCAAGCGCCAAGAAGTGATTAATG agCTGTTTTACACAGAGCGAGCCCACGTCCGCACGCTGAAGGTCCTGCACAACGTCTTCTACCAACGTGTGACCAGGGAAGGGATCCTCAACTCCAGTGACAAACGCAAAATCTTCTCCAATCTGGAGGACATCCTTGGCCTTCATG ttgcACTGAATGATCAGATGAAAACTGTCCGGAAAAGGAACGAGACTTCTGTCATTGGCCAAATTGGGGAAGACTTGCTTTCCTGG TTTagtggagcagcagaggagaagctGAAACATGCCACTGCCACGTTCTGCAGTAACCAGCCCTTTGCCCTGGAGGTCATCAAGTCCCGCCAGAAGAAGGACTCGCGTTTCCAGACCTTCGTGCAG GATGCTGAGAGCAATCCCCTGTGCCGCCGGCTGCAGCTGAAGGATATAATTCCCACGGAGATGCAGAGGTTGACAAAGTACCCCCTTCTGCTGGATAACATTGCTAAGTACACAG AGCTGTctgaagagaaggagaaagtgaagaaagcCGCGGATCACTGTCGTCAGATCCTCAACCACGTGAACCAGGCTGTCAAAGAGTCAGAGAACAAGCAG catttgGAAGATTATCAGCGTCGACTCGACCTGTCCTACCTGAAGCAGTCTGAGGATCCCATGATGGATGAGTTCAGG AACTTGGACctaacaaagagaaaaatgctcCATGAAGGGCCTCTGACTTGGAAGGTGAATCGTGACAAAACCATTG ATCTCTAcactctgctgctggaggacaTTCTGGTGCTGTTGCAGAAACAAGATGATAAACTGGTGCTGAAGTGCCACAGTAAGATCTTGGCCTCCACAGCCGACAGCAAACACACCTTCAGCCCCATCATCAAACTCAACACCGTCCTGGTTCGCCAGGTGGCAACAG ATAACAAAGCTTTCTTCGTCATCTCCATGTCAGAGAACGGCGCTCACATTTACGAGCTGGTGGCACAGACTGTCTCAGAAAAGAACGT GTGGCAGGACCTCATAGCCCAGATGGCAGGGACTGTGAAAatgggcagtgccaggagagTGATTCCACTCCCACAGTCAGGCCCTGGAGA ggaggagcgtgaagaagaggagcagcagaagctcAAGGAGCAGCATGACATTCCTGCCAGTAGCCTCCAAAGCCCAG ATAAAGACTTGGGGCTGGAATCTCCCCTCATACTCAACACTCAGTCCTCTTCACCCATCATGTCTGAAAAGGCCAAGGTGGGAGGCCTGCTGGTGTCTGAAGGGCAGTTTGAGAAggtgcagcaggcagagctgacCCTCAAAGACTCCTCTGCATGTTATGAACACACAGCCACCAGTTCCCCCTCGCTGTCAGAGGGGCAGTGGGCACGGGATGCATTAAGGAACT TGGGTTTGCTGAGGCAGCTGTTGGTGCAGCAGTTTGGCCTGGCTGAGAAGGGCACCCTGGAAGAGCGGCAGCGCTTCCCCAGGTTCAGGACTGTCTCCCAGGAAGCCCAGACGGAGAGCGGGAACGAGCTCCAGCACTCGGACGGCGACAAATTCCAGCCTGGCTCGGACAGAACACTGCCCACAGCTGAGGAGTCCACAGCTGGTTATGGCCTCCGGACTTCAGCTGAGTCTCCAGCCCCAGGGGATGCCCTGCAGCTGGTGGGGAGAGACCCCAGGCCCAGTGGGAATTTGGGAACGGACCGCGGGAGCGGGACCCCGGAGGTTTCCAccctggagctggaaggggTGGGGGCCGAGGAGAGCGGGGAGCACTTTTTTGATGCTCGGGAGGCTCACAGCGATGAAAACCCCTCTGAGAGCGAACtgatggagaggaaggaggaagaggaggtgcaAATACGGATCTCAG GAAATTATTTGATCCTCGATGGATATGGAACAGTGCAGGAGAGCTCCACGGACGAGGAGGTGTCCTCCCTGGTCCTCCAGTGCACGGGGGGTGGCCGGGCCCCCTTGGACTCTGCCCGGCAGCACCCGCTGTCCCCCCGGGACGCGCGGTCGGACGGAGGGGGCTCCCCGTTCCCGGAGGAGATGTTGGCCTCGCGCTGGGGGGGAGTGGAAGAGTCCTGCTCCTTCATGGCAAGCCCTCCCCTGCCTCTGGAGATCCGTGTGCAGCTCATGCAGTACATCCAGAACATTGAGGATGCCCTTGAAAAGCTAAAG gaggtggaggaggacTACACCATTCTGCGACGCCAAGGGCTGGCTGGCTCAGCCTCCACGGGAGAGCACTCAG aCAAAAGCTAG